Proteins encoded together in one Lachnospiraceae bacterium JLR.KK008 window:
- a CDS encoding ATP-binding cassette domain-containing protein → MAEKKDAHLLQIKGVYKSFGMNAVLKGIDMTLDRGEILALIGGNGAGKSTLMKIIMGLYSEDEGDIFIDGKKVVLNKPSAALAAGIYMVPQEPLIFQNMTVEENILIGFKEKASVLHETLLSKLEETGFELDLTRKASTLSIAEQELVEILRGLMREARILILDEPTSALTFGEVESLFRCIRTLQEKGIGMFYITHRLDEVFEIATSVAIMRDGAVRVSGAISEFTREILVKGLLPSDAEESKAGEKKERKVVDYTNKKPLLRLENFTGYGFKDINLEVYPGEILGVSGVVGAGRTEFATTIFGMDKVLGGKVYLQDKDITGLSTPEVMAAGLNYVPEDRHINGLFKMRDAAANTTVGILPRREMGSFLLDVKKELEVALSYVKHFRTKVTGLNQEVGTLSGGNQQKIVLAHALATKPMIVILDEPTRGIDAAARGDVYKIIEQLKEEGVGIMLISSDMEEIIELADRTVSVHLGRINATFGRDEINQDNLMAAAFGVVKEKEVV, encoded by the coding sequence TTGGCTGAAAAGAAAGATGCGCATTTGCTGCAGATCAAAGGCGTATATAAGTCTTTTGGCATGAATGCAGTGCTGAAGGGTATTGATATGACCCTGGACCGGGGAGAGATTTTAGCTCTGATCGGTGGGAATGGCGCTGGTAAAAGTACTCTGATGAAGATCATTATGGGACTTTACTCAGAAGACGAAGGCGACATTTTTATTGACGGGAAAAAAGTGGTTTTGAATAAGCCGTCGGCGGCATTGGCAGCAGGGATCTATATGGTACCGCAGGAACCGCTGATTTTTCAGAATATGACGGTTGAAGAGAATATTCTGATCGGATTCAAGGAAAAAGCAAGTGTGCTCCATGAAACGTTGCTCAGCAAGTTGGAAGAGACCGGATTTGAACTGGATCTGACGAGAAAAGCGAGTACGCTTTCCATCGCAGAACAGGAGCTTGTGGAAATTCTTCGCGGTCTTATGAGAGAGGCGCGTATCCTGATTCTGGATGAGCCGACAAGTGCACTTACCTTTGGAGAAGTAGAGAGTCTGTTCCGGTGTATCAGAACTCTGCAGGAAAAAGGCATTGGTATGTTCTACATAACACACCGGTTGGATGAAGTTTTTGAGATCGCCACTTCCGTTGCGATCATGAGAGATGGCGCTGTGCGGGTTTCCGGGGCGATCAGTGAGTTCACCCGTGAGATTCTGGTGAAGGGTCTGCTCCCTTCAGATGCCGAAGAATCAAAAGCGGGCGAGAAGAAAGAACGCAAGGTGGTCGACTATACGAATAAGAAACCTCTTCTGCGGCTGGAAAACTTCACCGGTTATGGGTTTAAAGATATTAATCTGGAAGTATATCCGGGAGAGATTCTCGGAGTATCGGGAGTCGTGGGAGCGGGACGTACCGAGTTTGCGACTACAATCTTTGGCATGGATAAAGTGCTTGGGGGCAAAGTTTATTTGCAGGATAAAGACATTACCGGCCTGAGTACACCGGAAGTCATGGCGGCTGGCCTCAACTATGTCCCGGAAGACAGACATATCAATGGGCTTTTTAAGATGAGAGACGCTGCGGCAAACACAACGGTGGGCATCCTTCCGCGCAGGGAGATGGGGAGTTTCCTTTTGGACGTAAAAAAGGAACTGGAAGTTGCCCTTTCCTATGTCAAGCATTTCCGCACAAAAGTTACAGGGCTGAATCAGGAAGTAGGGACACTGTCCGGTGGAAATCAGCAGAAGATCGTTCTGGCACATGCGCTGGCGACAAAGCCGATGATCGTGATTCTTGACGAACCGACCCGTGGTATTGATGCGGCTGCCCGTGGAGATGTCTATAAAATCATTGAGCAATTAAAAGAAGAAGGAGTGGGCATTATGCTTATTTCTTCAGATATGGAAGAAATCATTGAGCTGGCTGACCGTACGGTATCTGTTCATCTGGGCAGGATCAACGCAACCTTTGGCCGCGATGAGATCAATCAGGATAACCTGATGGCCGCTGCTTTCGGTGTTGTAAAAGAGAAAGAGGTGGTATAG
- a CDS encoding sugar-binding domain-containing protein yields the protein MSHSFDFEYALALKVSWYYYVENMTQQNISDIMGISRMRVIKLLEHARQKGIIQFHFRSEHAYRMDLECRLMQRWQLQDVLIVPVDSNVKDVDLAVGKAAAMYLYNQIHEDCYINWGHGRTLNYTLGNLLQSCEHQLSIVSLTGGVDYYFPDLRAVNNNANMHVIPAPLIMSSPEATQAIRRERPVQDIFNMIWHSSMTVVGVGSMSTEATLIKRGIMTSNDFLLLGMQGAVGDILSQFINENGEKIRCSFEDRMIAISLDELKKLKNVIGVAGGVSKAAVIHASLQGGYLNKLVIDEETARLVLQMDEAQ from the coding sequence ATGAGTCATAGTTTTGATTTTGAATACGCCCTTGCCCTGAAGGTATCGTGGTATTATTATGTGGAAAATATGACCCAGCAGAACATTTCCGACATTATGGGAATCTCCCGGATGCGCGTTATCAAGCTGCTGGAACATGCCCGTCAAAAGGGGATCATCCAATTCCATTTCCGCTCGGAACATGCTTACCGGATGGACCTCGAATGCAGGCTTATGCAGCGCTGGCAGCTGCAGGATGTGCTGATCGTCCCGGTGGACAGCAATGTCAAAGACGTAGATCTGGCCGTGGGAAAGGCTGCAGCCATGTATCTCTACAATCAGATCCATGAGGACTGTTACATAAACTGGGGGCATGGGCGTACCCTCAACTATACACTGGGCAACCTGCTCCAGTCCTGCGAGCATCAGCTCTCTATCGTCAGTCTGACAGGTGGCGTGGATTACTATTTCCCCGATCTGCGCGCCGTCAATAACAACGCCAACATGCACGTCATTCCTGCTCCTCTGATCATGTCGAGCCCGGAAGCGACACAGGCAATCCGCAGAGAGCGCCCAGTCCAGGATATTTTCAACATGATCTGGCACTCTTCGATGACCGTTGTCGGCGTCGGAAGCATGAGCACGGAAGCAACTCTGATTAAAAGAGGAATCATGACATCCAATGACTTCCTGCTCCTTGGCATGCAGGGCGCAGTGGGAGATATATTAAGCCAGTTTATCAATGAAAACGGCGAAAAAATCCGCTGTTCTTTCGAAGACAGAATGATCGCCATCTCTCTGGATGAATTGAAAAAGCTCAAAAATGTAATCGGTGTTGCCGGCGGCGTCAGCAAAGCTGCCGTAATCCACGCATCTCTTCAGGGAGGCTACCTGAACAAGCTGGTCATCGACGAGGAGACAGCCAGACTTGTATTACAGATGGATGAAGCACAATAG